A genomic window from Martelella lutilitoris includes:
- the efp gene encoding elongation factor P — translation MVKVIASSLRKGNVVDVDGKLYVVLTAQNFHPGKGTPVTQVDMRRIADGTKVSERWKTTEQVERAFVEDTDHTFLYNDAEGFHFMNPETYDQLTMSPDDVGDAANYLSEGMTVILSIHEGVAIALELPRHVTLEITETEPVVKGQTASSSYKPAMLSNGVRTMVPPHIDAGTRVVILTEDGSYVERAKD, via the coding sequence ATGGTCAAGGTCATTGCCTCATCGCTGCGCAAGGGCAATGTCGTCGATGTCGACGGCAAGCTCTATGTCGTTCTTACCGCCCAGAATTTTCACCCCGGCAAGGGCACGCCCGTGACCCAGGTGGACATGCGCCGCATCGCCGACGGCACAAAGGTTTCGGAACGCTGGAAGACGACCGAGCAGGTGGAGAGGGCCTTCGTCGAAGACACCGACCACACCTTCCTCTACAACGACGCCGAAGGGTTCCATTTCATGAACCCTGAAACTTACGACCAGCTCACCATGAGCCCGGACGATGTCGGCGATGCCGCCAACTACCTGTCGGAAGGCATGACGGTGATCCTGTCGATCCATGAGGGCGTTGCCATTGCGCTGGAACTGCCGCGCCATGTCACGCTGGAAATCACCGAGACCGAACCGGTGGTCAAGGGCCAGACGGCGTCTTCCTCCTACAAGCCTGCCATGCTGTCAAACGGCGTGCGCACCATGGTGCCGCCGCATATCGATGCCGGCACCCGCGTGGTGATCCTCACCGAGGACGGCTCCTATGTGGAGCGCGCCAAGGACTGA